The proteins below are encoded in one region of Drosophila santomea strain STO CAGO 1482 chromosome 3R, Prin_Dsan_1.1, whole genome shotgun sequence:
- the LOC120450840 gene encoding uncharacterized protein LOC120450840 isoform X1 — MEKSIQVPKELKTLLSCGLCHRPYDLATGLLPQELVCQHSFCEECVYRNTDRNSSECICYLCGYRTQLHGQKLPESMAIMYLLRELPALMLGRAMLDFSDKKSSNSSTIEISSDDVPNAAAKNWLEEISVDSFLATSVEHCFIHAMPNSTWCHTCQRLLCRACSDVPLHQDHILVRQVDYHDLIRHLLNSEMAKIKGTAVHATELATREMELLRELCEACYYVQLHVKRVLLEHHPSMVAATMMGWHRRAERDLSRAVNLSGAEMLQLLAHLAKQRRQYERQLGEVHFQCRMRAAVQENGMQVLDFETLNNRIARLRSHPRPGAIPANVEPPQALILTNYCVFAYWCEVQREMTPPRTCNQRPEPDLLPQSRRAVVPPHFNHRLREAEVRDYMQQIEQVHDQALSRPPYDGSPESSSSPGSSSSSSNSQSNMIAPDLDHGLRELVLQWQADLQQPQQVQQQMQQQQQQQQHQQQQQLAYTMYQAEAIFINAVDQVQSPLMGQPVQEQHQQDGGTSSSSVSIVRQPTVHCYPIYFLDMEIAGELAGRVLIEVRSDAAPRMADNFGALVRHERGYGYRGCAVFQAWGGESIITGDFESQSGRGGHSAFESRYFLPDDTGLPAHRGTVGMRRGQRRQDRSGFVGSQFRLVLNEMRSFTAIFGYIVQGIELVDRIAASGNALGRPALRSSIRNCGEYHLNR; from the coding sequence ATGGAGAAGTCCATCCAGGTGCCAAAGGAGCTGAAAACGCTGCTGAGTTGCGGCCTCTGTCATCGTCCCTATGACCTGGCCACCGGCCTGCTGCCCCAGGAGCTCGTCTGCCAGCACAGCTTCTGCGAGGAGTGCGTGTACAGGAACACCGATCGCAATTCATCCGAGTGCATCTGCTATCTGTGCGGCTATCGCACCCAGCTGCATGGCCAGAAGCTGCCGGAATCCATGGCCATCATGTATCTGCTACGTGAGCTGCCAGCTTTGATGCTCGGCAGAGCCATGCTGGATTTCTCGGACAAGaagagcagcaacagcagcactaTTGAAATTTCCAGTGACGATGTGCCCAATGCTGCAGCGAAGAACTGGCTGGAAGAGATCAGCGTGGACAGCTTTTTGGCCACCAGCGTGGAGCACTGCTTCATCCATGCCATGCCGAACTCCACGTGGTGTCACACTTGCCAGCGTCTGTTGTGCCGCGCCTGCTCGGATGTTCCGCTGCACCAGGATCACATCTTGGTGCGTCAAGTGGATTACCATGACCTCATACGCCATCTGCTCAACTCCGAGATGGCAAAGATCAAGGGCACAGCCGTGCATGCCACCGAGTTGGCCACCCGCGAAATGGAACTACTACGCGAGCTGTGCGAGGCCTGCTACTACGTCCAGTTGCATGTGAAGCGTGTGCTGCTGGAGCACCATCCCAGCATGGTGGCCGCCACGATGATGGGCTGGCATCGACGCGCCGAGCGGGATCTGAGTCGAGCCGTGAATTTGAGTGGTGCTGAAATGCTGCAGTTGCTCGCCCATTTGGCCAAACAGCGGCGGCAATACGAGCGCCAGTTGGGCGAGGTGCACTTCCAGTGTCGAATGCGTGCCGCTGTCCAGGAGAACGGCATGCAGGTGCTGGACTTCGAGACACTAAACAATAGGATCGCGCGGCTACGCAGTCATCCGCGTCCTGGCGCTATTCCGGCCAATGTGGAACCACCGCAGGCGCTCATCCTCACCAACTACTGTGTGTTCGCCTACTGGTGCGAGGTGCAGCGCGAAATGACACCACCACGCACCTGCAACCAGAGACCGGAGCCGGACTTACTGCCGCAATCCCGACGAGCTGTGGTCCCGCCGCATTTCAATCATCGCCTGCGGGAGGCGGAGGTCAGGGATTATATGCAGCAGATCGAACAGGTACATGATCAAGCGCTCAGTCGTCCTCCGTATGATGGCTCTCCCGAATCCTCCTCGTCGccgggcagcagcagcagcagtagcaacagccAAAGCAATATGATTGCTCCGGACTTGGACCATGGACTTCGTGAACTGGTGCTCCAGTGGCAAGCGGATCTacagcagccgcaacaagtgcagcagcaaatgcagcagcagcagcagcagcagcagcaccagcagcagcagcagctggcgtACACAATGTACCAGGCAGAAGCGATCTTTATCAACGCAGTGGACCAAGTGCAGTCGCCGCTAATGGGTCAACCGGTGCAggagcagcatcagcaggaTGGCGGTACCAGTTCCTCCTCGGTAAGCATTGTGCGCCAGCCCACCGTTCACTGTTACCCCATCTACTTTCTGGACATGGAAATAGCAGGAGAACTGGCCGGCCGGGTACTAATCGAGGTGAGATCGGATGCCGCTCCCCGGATGGCGGACAACTTTGGGGCGCTGGTGCGGCACGAGCGGGGCTACGGCTATCGAGGCTGCGCCGTCTTCCAGGCCTGGGGTGGCGAGAGCATCATCACCGGCGACTTTGAGTCGCAGAGCGGACGCGGTGGACACTCGGCCTTCGAGAGCAGATACTTTTTGCCAGATGACACCGGTTTGCCGGCACATCGGGGAACAGTTGGCATGCGCCGGGGTCAGCGGCGACAGGATAGAAGTGGATTCGTGGGCAGCCAGTTCCGCTTGGTGCTCAACGAGATGCGTTCCTTCACCGCCATTTTCGGTTACATTGTGCAGGGCATTGAGCTGGTGGACCGGATTGCGGCCAGTGGCAATGCCTTGGGACGACCGGCTCTGAGGAGCAGCATCCGGAATTGTGGCGAGTACCATTTAAACCGATAA
- the LOC120450840 gene encoding histone-lysine N-methyltransferase 2D isoform X2, giving the protein MEKSIQVPKELKTLLSCGLCHRPYDLATGLLPQELVCQHSFCEECVYRNTDRNSSECICYLCGYRTQLHGQKLPESMAIMYLLRELPALMLGRAMLDFSDKKSSNSSTIEISSDDVPNAAAKNWLEEISVDSFLATSVEHCFIHAMPNSTWCHTCQRLLCRACSDVPLHQDHILVRQVDYHDLIRHLLNSEMAKIKGTAVHATELATREMELLRELCEACYYVQLHVKRVLLEHHPSMVAATMMGWHRRAERDLSRAVNLSGAEMLQLLAHLAKQRRQYERQLGEVHFQCRMRAAVQENGMQVLDFETLNNRIARLRSHPRPGAIPANVEPPQALILTNYCVFAYWCEVQREMTPPRTCNQRPEPDLLPQSRRAVVPPHFNHRLREAEVRDYMQQIEQVHDQALSRPPYDGSPESSSSPGSSSSSSNSQSNMIAPDLDHGLRELVLQWQADLQQPQQVQQQMQQQQQQQQHQQQQQLAYTMYQAEAIFINAVDQVQSPLMGQPVQEQHQQDGGTSSSSQENWPAGY; this is encoded by the exons ATGGAGAAGTCCATCCAGGTGCCAAAGGAGCTGAAAACGCTGCTGAGTTGCGGCCTCTGTCATCGTCCCTATGACCTGGCCACCGGCCTGCTGCCCCAGGAGCTCGTCTGCCAGCACAGCTTCTGCGAGGAGTGCGTGTACAGGAACACCGATCGCAATTCATCCGAGTGCATCTGCTATCTGTGCGGCTATCGCACCCAGCTGCATGGCCAGAAGCTGCCGGAATCCATGGCCATCATGTATCTGCTACGTGAGCTGCCAGCTTTGATGCTCGGCAGAGCCATGCTGGATTTCTCGGACAAGaagagcagcaacagcagcactaTTGAAATTTCCAGTGACGATGTGCCCAATGCTGCAGCGAAGAACTGGCTGGAAGAGATCAGCGTGGACAGCTTTTTGGCCACCAGCGTGGAGCACTGCTTCATCCATGCCATGCCGAACTCCACGTGGTGTCACACTTGCCAGCGTCTGTTGTGCCGCGCCTGCTCGGATGTTCCGCTGCACCAGGATCACATCTTGGTGCGTCAAGTGGATTACCATGACCTCATACGCCATCTGCTCAACTCCGAGATGGCAAAGATCAAGGGCACAGCCGTGCATGCCACCGAGTTGGCCACCCGCGAAATGGAACTACTACGCGAGCTGTGCGAGGCCTGCTACTACGTCCAGTTGCATGTGAAGCGTGTGCTGCTGGAGCACCATCCCAGCATGGTGGCCGCCACGATGATGGGCTGGCATCGACGCGCCGAGCGGGATCTGAGTCGAGCCGTGAATTTGAGTGGTGCTGAAATGCTGCAGTTGCTCGCCCATTTGGCCAAACAGCGGCGGCAATACGAGCGCCAGTTGGGCGAGGTGCACTTCCAGTGTCGAATGCGTGCCGCTGTCCAGGAGAACGGCATGCAGGTGCTGGACTTCGAGACACTAAACAATAGGATCGCGCGGCTACGCAGTCATCCGCGTCCTGGCGCTATTCCGGCCAATGTGGAACCACCGCAGGCGCTCATCCTCACCAACTACTGTGTGTTCGCCTACTGGTGCGAGGTGCAGCGCGAAATGACACCACCACGCACCTGCAACCAGAGACCGGAGCCGGACTTACTGCCGCAATCCCGACGAGCTGTGGTCCCGCCGCATTTCAATCATCGCCTGCGGGAGGCGGAGGTCAGGGATTATATGCAGCAGATCGAACAGGTACATGATCAAGCGCTCAGTCGTCCTCCGTATGATGGCTCTCCCGAATCCTCCTCGTCGccgggcagcagcagcagcagtagcaacagccAAAGCAATATGATTGCTCCGGACTTGGACCATGGACTTCGTGAACTGGTGCTCCAGTGGCAAGCGGATCTacagcagccgcaacaagtgcagcagcaaatgcagcagcagcagcagcagcagcagcaccagcagcagcagcagctggcgtACACAATGTACCAGGCAGAAGCGATCTTTATCAACGCAGTGGACCAAGTGCAGTCGCCGCTAATGGGTCAACCGGTGCAggagcagcatcagcaggaTGGCGGTACCAGTTCCTCCTCG CAGGAGAACTGGCCGGCCGGGTACTAA
- the LOC120450840 gene encoding histone-lysine N-methyltransferase 2D isoform X3, with product MEKSIQVPKELKTLLSCGLCHRPYDLATGLLPQELVCQHSFCEECVYRNTDRNSSECICYLCGYRTQLHGQKLPESMAIMYLLRELPALMLGRAMLDFSDKKSSNSSTIEISSDDVPNAAAKNWLEEISVDSFLATSVEHCFIHAMPNSTWCHTCQRLLCRACSDVPLHQDHILVRQVDYHDLIRHLLNSEMAKIKGTAVHATELATREMELLRELCEACYYVQLHVKRVLLEHHPSMVAATMMGWHRRAERDLSRAVNLSGAEMLQLLAHLAKQRRQYERQLGEVHFQCRMRAAVQENGMQVLDFETLNNRIARLRSHPRPGAIPANVEPPQALILTNYCVFAYWCEVQREMTPPRTCNQRPEPDLLPQSRRAVVPPHFNHRLREAEVRDYMQQIEQVHDQALSRPPYDGSPESSSSPGSSSSSSNSQSNMIAPDLDHGLRELVLQWQADLQQPQQVQQQMQQQQQQQQHQQQQQLAYTMYQAEAIFINAVDQVQSPLMGQPVQEQHQQDGGTSSSSENWPAGY from the exons ATGGAGAAGTCCATCCAGGTGCCAAAGGAGCTGAAAACGCTGCTGAGTTGCGGCCTCTGTCATCGTCCCTATGACCTGGCCACCGGCCTGCTGCCCCAGGAGCTCGTCTGCCAGCACAGCTTCTGCGAGGAGTGCGTGTACAGGAACACCGATCGCAATTCATCCGAGTGCATCTGCTATCTGTGCGGCTATCGCACCCAGCTGCATGGCCAGAAGCTGCCGGAATCCATGGCCATCATGTATCTGCTACGTGAGCTGCCAGCTTTGATGCTCGGCAGAGCCATGCTGGATTTCTCGGACAAGaagagcagcaacagcagcactaTTGAAATTTCCAGTGACGATGTGCCCAATGCTGCAGCGAAGAACTGGCTGGAAGAGATCAGCGTGGACAGCTTTTTGGCCACCAGCGTGGAGCACTGCTTCATCCATGCCATGCCGAACTCCACGTGGTGTCACACTTGCCAGCGTCTGTTGTGCCGCGCCTGCTCGGATGTTCCGCTGCACCAGGATCACATCTTGGTGCGTCAAGTGGATTACCATGACCTCATACGCCATCTGCTCAACTCCGAGATGGCAAAGATCAAGGGCACAGCCGTGCATGCCACCGAGTTGGCCACCCGCGAAATGGAACTACTACGCGAGCTGTGCGAGGCCTGCTACTACGTCCAGTTGCATGTGAAGCGTGTGCTGCTGGAGCACCATCCCAGCATGGTGGCCGCCACGATGATGGGCTGGCATCGACGCGCCGAGCGGGATCTGAGTCGAGCCGTGAATTTGAGTGGTGCTGAAATGCTGCAGTTGCTCGCCCATTTGGCCAAACAGCGGCGGCAATACGAGCGCCAGTTGGGCGAGGTGCACTTCCAGTGTCGAATGCGTGCCGCTGTCCAGGAGAACGGCATGCAGGTGCTGGACTTCGAGACACTAAACAATAGGATCGCGCGGCTACGCAGTCATCCGCGTCCTGGCGCTATTCCGGCCAATGTGGAACCACCGCAGGCGCTCATCCTCACCAACTACTGTGTGTTCGCCTACTGGTGCGAGGTGCAGCGCGAAATGACACCACCACGCACCTGCAACCAGAGACCGGAGCCGGACTTACTGCCGCAATCCCGACGAGCTGTGGTCCCGCCGCATTTCAATCATCGCCTGCGGGAGGCGGAGGTCAGGGATTATATGCAGCAGATCGAACAGGTACATGATCAAGCGCTCAGTCGTCCTCCGTATGATGGCTCTCCCGAATCCTCCTCGTCGccgggcagcagcagcagcagtagcaacagccAAAGCAATATGATTGCTCCGGACTTGGACCATGGACTTCGTGAACTGGTGCTCCAGTGGCAAGCGGATCTacagcagccgcaacaagtgcagcagcaaatgcagcagcagcagcagcagcagcagcaccagcagcagcagcagctggcgtACACAATGTACCAGGCAGAAGCGATCTTTATCAACGCAGTGGACCAAGTGCAGTCGCCGCTAATGGGTCAACCGGTGCAggagcagcatcagcaggaTGGCGGTACCAGTTCCTCCTCG GAGAACTGGCCGGCCGGGTACTAA